A single genomic interval of halophilic archaeon DL31 harbors:
- a CDS encoding molybdopterin binding domain-containing protein (PFAM: Molybdopterin binding~KEGG: hvo:HVO_1177 CinA N-terminal domain-containing protein): MKTAIVTVGDELLTGDTENTNATWLCSTLDDRGVNVERVTTVPDRVADIARVVNEYHAEYDAVIVTGGLGPTHDDVTMEGVAAAFGRAVEPHEEVLAWLEAEGGYAAADLAAGTADLPTDARALHNPEGVAPGAVVESCYVLPGVPAEMKAMFATVAEAFEGERTYVERVETGEPESALLDRLAAVQEQFAVSVGSYPGETVTLKLTAADPEAAKRAAAWLREHVETIEE, from the coding sequence ATGAAAACCGCCATCGTCACCGTCGGCGACGAACTCCTCACCGGTGACACCGAGAACACCAACGCGACGTGGCTCTGTTCGACCCTCGACGACCGTGGGGTCAACGTGGAGCGGGTCACGACCGTTCCGGACCGGGTCGCCGACATCGCCCGCGTCGTCAACGAGTACCACGCCGAGTACGACGCGGTCATCGTCACCGGTGGGTTGGGGCCGACCCACGACGATGTGACGATGGAGGGCGTCGCCGCCGCCTTCGGCCGGGCGGTAGAACCGCACGAGGAAGTGCTCGCGTGGCTGGAAGCGGAAGGCGGCTACGCAGCCGCAGACCTCGCAGCAGGTACTGCCGACCTGCCGACAGACGCCCGCGCGCTGCACAACCCCGAGGGTGTTGCGCCGGGCGCAGTAGTCGAGTCCTGCTACGTCCTGCCGGGCGTGCCCGCCGAGATGAAGGCGATGTTCGCCACCGTGGCCGAGGCGTTCGAGGGCGAGCGAACCTACGTCGAGCGCGTCGAGACAGGGGAACCGGAGAGTGCGTTACTCGACAGGCTCGCGGCCGTCCAAGAGCAGTTCGCCGTCAGCGTCGGCTCCTACCCCGGCGAGACGGTGACGCTGAAACTGACAGCAGCTGACCCCGAAGCAGCCAAGCGTGCTGCCGCATGGCTCCGAGAGCACGTTGAAACCATCGAGGAGTAG
- a CDS encoding Methyltransferase type 11 (PFAM: Methyltransferase type 11~KEGG: hla:Hlac_1030 methyltransferase type 11), translating into MTHAGHTYDRIASHFSKTREYAWPEIEEFLDGRSGKRGLDLGCGNGRHAELLADHTERVVGVDASRGLLAEAADRSREREFPLDLVAGDAGTIPLHADAVNVAVYVATIHHLRPRERRLASLNELARVLAPGGHALVSAWSTAHTRFEDEETDGKGLDTEVDWTLPGGKTVPRYYHVYDPAEFDREVAESALVVESVEVSSGNCYAVVTTR; encoded by the coding sequence ATGACACACGCTGGCCACACCTACGACCGCATCGCGTCGCATTTCTCGAAAACTCGTGAGTACGCCTGGCCCGAAATCGAGGAGTTCCTCGACGGCCGTTCGGGCAAGCGGGGGCTGGACCTCGGCTGTGGCAACGGCCGGCACGCGGAGCTGCTCGCCGACCACACCGAGCGCGTCGTTGGCGTCGACGCGAGCCGTGGCCTGCTTGCGGAGGCCGCGGACCGCTCACGGGAACGCGAGTTCCCACTGGACCTCGTCGCGGGCGACGCCGGAACGATACCACTACACGCGGACGCTGTCAACGTTGCCGTGTACGTCGCCACCATTCACCACCTGCGCCCCCGTGAACGCCGCCTCGCGAGTCTGAACGAACTCGCCCGCGTGCTCGCACCCGGCGGCCACGCGCTCGTGAGTGCGTGGAGCACCGCCCACACGCGGTTCGAGGATGAGGAAACTGACGGCAAAGGGTTGGATACGGAAGTCGACTGGACGCTCCCCGGTGGGAAGACGGTGCCTCGGTACTACCACGTCTACGACCCCGCCGAGTTTGACCGGGAGGTGGCCGAGAGTGCGCTGGTCGTGGAGTCCGTAGAAGTTTCGAGCGGGAACTGTTATGCGGTCGTGACGACGCGGTAG